The sequence TTGGTCACATGATTGCTTGCCGTTATTGCAACTGGGGCAGAGGAAATCAATACTTAACGGAGATGGCTAAATGGTCCTCAGTTCCGGTTATGAACTTACAAGACGATCTTTATCACCCATTCCAAGGTTTAGCAGATTTGCTAACCATTAAAGAGAAACACCAAGACTTAAGACGCAAAAAGATCTCCATCATCTGGGCCTATGCTGAGAGCCATAAGAAACCGATTTCTGTGCCTGTAACTCAAGTTCTTCTCTTCCCTCGTTATGGTATGGATGTATGGCTCGCTTATCCAAAAGGTTGGGAACTTCCTGAATGGGTTATTGAGCAAGCCAAAGCAAATGCTGAAAAGCATGGCGGTACTTTAACAATTACTCATGACGAAGCTGCTGCTTATAAAGATGCTGATATCGTTATTCCTAAGAGCTGGGGCAACTGGGTTACTGACCAAACCGGTGCTACTGTTACCGGCGCCACTGCTGTTATTGATGATGCTCTCGTTTCCAATAAGAGCTGGAAGTGCACTGAAGCTAAAATGGCTACTGCCAGCAAAGATGTTATGTATATGCATGCTTTACCTGCTGACCGTAACAATGAAGTTGAAGACTCAGTTATTGATGGACCACATTCAATCGCTTATGATGCTGCAGAAAACCGTTTGCATACAGCTAAAGCTGTTATGACATTATTGGTAGGTGGAAAATAATTGTGAGTACATTAGCTGTTGTAGCAATTGGTGGGAATTCTCTGATTCGTGATAACGCACATGCGACCGTTGAAGATCAATATGAGGC comes from Desulfosporosinus meridiei DSM 13257 and encodes:
- a CDS encoding ornithine carbamoyltransferase — protein: MNTVFRGRHFINLEDFTKEELDTMLDVSLDLKRKFAMGEDTNYLHNKTGFLMFFEQSTRTRNSMEAGMAQLGGHAGFLDSSSMQIAHGETAKDTAIILSRFGHMIACRYCNWGRGNQYLTEMAKWSSVPVMNLQDDLYHPFQGLADLLTIKEKHQDLRRKKISIIWAYAESHKKPISVPVTQVLLFPRYGMDVWLAYPKGWELPEWVIEQAKANAEKHGGTLTITHDEAAAYKDADIVIPKSWGNWVTDQTGATVTGATAVIDDALVSNKSWKCTEAKMATASKDVMYMHALPADRNNEVEDSVIDGPHSIAYDAAENRLHTAKAVMTLLVGGK